In Rhodobacter sp. 24-YEA-8, the following are encoded in one genomic region:
- the tnpB gene encoding IS66 family insertion sequence element accessory protein TnpB (TnpB, as the term is used for proteins encoded by IS66 family insertion elements, is considered an accessory protein, since TnpC, encoded by a neighboring gene, is a DDE family transposase.), which yields MINSLGNVKIYVSTQPIDFRKGIDGLQSLVVSQMRLKPFSGAIFIFRSRRADRLKMVFWDGSGVVLVLKRLEDRAFTWPTATTDALSISTSQFQALFEGLDWRRVVPLHTHTPSGL from the coding sequence ATGATTAACAGCCTTGGCAACGTCAAAATTTACGTCTCGACGCAGCCCATCGACTTCCGCAAAGGCATCGATGGCCTACAGTCGCTGGTCGTTTCACAGATGCGTCTGAAGCCTTTCAGCGGGGCGATCTTCATTTTCAGATCACGTCGAGCAGACCGTTTAAAGATGGTATTCTGGGATGGCTCAGGTGTTGTTCTAGTCCTCAAGAGGCTGGAGGATCGTGCTTTTACATGGCCCACGGCGACAACGGATGCATTGAGCATTTCGACCAGTCAGTTTCAGGCACTGTTTGAGGGCCTCGACTGGCGCCGCGTTGTTCCGCTCCACACCCATACTCCTTCGGGGTTATGA
- a CDS encoding transposase, translating into MPTENDDIAAQAHKIWGIPVRIDTAGRRRWLKEVKAEAARKVAAGATIANLAREIGIDDCTLGKWVRKENPIKTGAPRFVEIKAPEVRFDTKGIWDPRDVRRPVDTQKLSQVDDFYECTLQIRDATLRFDASMPIEMLSNIIRAISSSD; encoded by the coding sequence ATGCCGACTGAAAATGACGACATCGCAGCGCAAGCCCATAAAATATGGGGGATTCCTGTTCGGATCGATACCGCTGGACGCCGCAGATGGCTGAAAGAAGTCAAGGCAGAGGCCGCCAGAAAAGTCGCTGCTGGCGCGACGATTGCCAACTTGGCTCGGGAGATCGGCATCGATGACTGCACGCTGGGAAAGTGGGTCCGCAAAGAAAATCCCATCAAAACAGGCGCGCCAAGATTTGTCGAGATTAAGGCGCCAGAAGTCAGATTCGATACGAAAGGAATTTGGGATCCTCGCGATGTGCGGCGACCGGTTGATACTCAAAAATTGAGTCAGGTGGATGATTTTTATGAATGCACTTTGCAAATCAGAGATGCGACACTGAGATTTGATGCATCCATGCCAATCGAGATGTTATCGAATATAATACGGGCTATTTCTTCGTCCGATTGA
- a CDS encoding DEAD/DEAH box helicase, whose product MHEFRVAPEDFIELYRDPSTLFDLAVGILGDVAAVTADQFREADGVEGFNPDVEPVSWDGEELSVSEGLRFASTFFDAYLNAKLDETISVEFSLLCASAYYLNNSVGNATVIVNKMDAPPPDFAAGLARLVYKILLNDFSPIDAGSDRVNAVLSGMNGFMTFASGVPEVSAACDALREVAYQNGSPRELLYADLAAAACATKLRNASRTILPDASGLDAAAWQPALGKSHFPIELWPAQQRIASAGLLQGRSAVIQMPTSAGKTRATELIIRSAFLSQRASLAVIVAPYRSLCHDIRGDLVTAFAGEPIRLDEASDSFQFDIQLEQILAVNTVLIVTPEKLLYMLRRAPELVDRIGLVIYDEGHQFDGLTRGPTYELLLTSLKLTLPEATQVILISAVIGNANTVAEWLVGDLEAVIDGAGLLPTSKSIAFASWQDARGRLEYVSPADPEEGEFWVPRIIDDFPLNLRGRERVVQRFPAKTKGGEVGLFLGLYVVGNGSVAVFCGKKDSVTTVCRRAVDIFDRGANLPKPVDVSDAAEIEKLRRLSEAHLGPDAVATKAAILGIFAHHADTPQGLRLSIEHAMKVGLAKFVVCTSTLAQGVNFPLKYLIVTSTRQSAESIMVRDFQNLMGRAGRAGMHTEGSVIFATPSIFDQRNDYRNRWRWNEAKELLDASKSEPTRSSILNLFDDYEQRQKDAPPVVLPIQPQWLDLAFADQARIEVVVQEALNIQPLISAAEFRKFIERRARAIQTIAAFLVANMTFLEEEGQDRVSDLASHTLAYHLAPEEVRPALVDVFKMIADAIAANTDGDQRAVIRKSPLPPAIIAELQAWLAENAAELRAAIEADQLLQVAGEKIISWNSAPSIRSLSDDGFLPEALADWVAGRPFHHIHAKMAALGIRVSGDHATVEDAVALCEGAFAYDLAMITASLADFAEPVDETLFNGFSRLQKQIKYGHSDLAAIAFMESGFADRVVANFLSVLWNNVRDRDGVRTVCRHEAMLPALAAYPSYFSSVAAEIAA is encoded by the coding sequence ATGCACGAGTTCCGCGTCGCCCCGGAGGATTTCATTGAACTATACCGGGACCCATCGACGCTATTCGATCTGGCAGTGGGTATCCTCGGTGACGTGGCCGCCGTCACCGCCGATCAGTTTCGCGAAGCCGACGGCGTGGAAGGGTTCAATCCGGATGTCGAGCCGGTGAGCTGGGATGGCGAAGAGCTTTCCGTATCGGAAGGTCTTCGCTTCGCTTCAACGTTCTTCGACGCCTACCTGAATGCCAAGCTGGACGAGACAATTTCGGTCGAATTCTCGCTTCTTTGCGCGAGCGCCTATTATCTCAACAACAGCGTCGGCAACGCGACTGTCATCGTCAACAAGATGGATGCACCACCGCCGGACTTTGCCGCTGGGTTGGCTCGCCTGGTCTACAAGATTTTGCTCAACGACTTTTCGCCGATCGATGCGGGCTCCGATCGGGTGAATGCCGTCCTCTCCGGCATGAACGGTTTCATGACCTTCGCATCAGGCGTACCAGAGGTGTCTGCCGCCTGCGACGCGCTCCGGGAAGTGGCTTATCAAAACGGCTCGCCCCGCGAGCTGCTCTACGCGGATTTGGCAGCCGCAGCTTGTGCAACCAAGCTCCGAAACGCGTCGCGCACGATCCTTCCTGACGCGTCGGGTCTCGATGCCGCCGCGTGGCAACCCGCGCTCGGAAAATCTCATTTCCCGATCGAACTGTGGCCTGCTCAGCAACGAATAGCATCCGCTGGCCTGCTGCAAGGCCGCTCCGCTGTCATTCAAATGCCGACGAGCGCCGGTAAAACCCGTGCAACAGAATTGATCATCCGCTCGGCTTTTTTGTCGCAACGGGCGTCGTTGGCCGTGATCGTCGCCCCCTATCGCTCGCTCTGTCACGACATCAGAGGCGATCTTGTGACAGCATTTGCCGGAGAACCCATCCGTCTGGACGAGGCTTCGGACTCTTTTCAATTCGATATCCAGCTAGAGCAAATTCTTGCGGTGAATACGGTCCTGATCGTGACGCCGGAGAAGCTGCTTTACATGCTGCGACGCGCGCCGGAGCTGGTCGATCGCATCGGCCTCGTCATCTACGACGAAGGCCATCAATTTGATGGTCTCACGCGCGGGCCGACGTATGAGCTTCTCCTTACGTCCCTGAAATTGACCCTGCCCGAGGCGACGCAGGTCATTTTGATTTCAGCCGTGATCGGGAATGCCAACACGGTTGCGGAATGGCTGGTTGGAGACCTGGAAGCCGTCATCGATGGCGCAGGCCTGCTCCCCACGTCGAAAAGCATAGCTTTCGCGAGCTGGCAGGATGCCAGAGGACGCCTTGAATATGTAAGCCCGGCTGACCCCGAAGAAGGCGAATTCTGGGTTCCTCGCATCATTGACGACTTTCCCCTGAACCTTCGCGGGCGCGAACGGGTTGTTCAACGGTTTCCTGCCAAAACGAAGGGCGGCGAAGTCGGCTTATTTCTCGGGCTCTATGTTGTCGGCAACGGCAGCGTCGCGGTCTTCTGCGGCAAGAAGGATAGCGTGACGACCGTCTGTCGGCGGGCCGTCGATATTTTTGATCGCGGCGCAAATTTGCCGAAGCCCGTAGATGTGTCGGACGCGGCGGAAATCGAGAAACTCAGACGTCTATCCGAAGCACATCTTGGACCCGATGCTGTGGCGACAAAAGCGGCGATCCTCGGGATATTCGCCCATCACGCGGATACGCCCCAAGGCCTTCGGCTATCGATCGAGCATGCTATGAAGGTGGGTCTGGCCAAATTTGTGGTCTGCACCTCCACGCTTGCGCAGGGCGTCAATTTCCCTCTGAAGTACCTGATCGTCACCTCCACACGCCAAAGTGCGGAGAGCATCATGGTGCGCGACTTCCAAAACCTGATGGGTCGCGCGGGCCGCGCCGGAATGCACACCGAGGGAAGTGTGATATTTGCAACCCCGTCGATATTCGATCAGCGCAACGACTATAGAAACCGTTGGCGCTGGAACGAGGCGAAGGAGCTGCTGGACGCCTCCAAGTCAGAACCGACGAGAAGCAGCATCCTCAACCTGTTCGACGATTACGAGCAGCGGCAGAAAGACGCGCCGCCGGTGGTCCTGCCAATTCAACCCCAATGGCTCGACCTGGCTTTCGCGGACCAGGCCCGGATCGAGGTGGTGGTGCAGGAAGCGCTCAACATACAGCCGCTCATAAGCGCGGCTGAATTTCGGAAATTTATCGAACGCCGGGCACGGGCGATCCAGACCATCGCGGCTTTTCTCGTCGCGAATATGACATTTCTGGAAGAGGAAGGTCAGGATCGGGTTTCAGACCTCGCCTCGCACACGCTGGCCTATCACCTGGCACCCGAGGAGGTTCGCCCTGCCCTTGTCGATGTCTTCAAAATGATCGCTGACGCTATCGCCGCGAATACGGACGGCGACCAGCGAGCGGTGATCCGGAAGTCGCCGCTGCCGCCAGCGATCATCGCCGAGCTACAGGCTTGGCTTGCCGAGAATGCGGCGGAGCTTCGCGCGGCGATCGAGGCAGACCAGTTACTGCAAGTGGCGGGCGAGAAGATCATATCCTGGAACTCGGCCCCCTCCATCCGATCGTTGTCCGACGATGGCTTTTTACCCGAGGCACTGGCGGATTGGGTCGCAGGCCGCCCCTTCCACCATATCCATGCGAAGATGGCGGCGCTGGGCATCCGGGTCAGCGGCGATCATGCAACCGTCGAGGACGCTGTCGCCCTCTGCGAGGGGGCCTTTGCCTATGACTTGGCGATGATCACCGCCTCCCTCGCCGACTTCGCCGAGCCGGTGGACGAAACCCTCTTCAACGGCTTCTCTAGGCTCCAGAAGCAAATCAAATACGGGCACAGCGATCTAGCCGCTATCGCTTTCATGGAGTCGGGTTTTGCCGACCGGGTGGTGGCAAACTTCCTGTCGGTTTTGTGGAACAATGTGCGTGACCGAGACGGGGTGCGCACAGTCTGTCGGCATGAGGCAATGCTTCCGGCACTGGCGGCGTATCCATCGTATTTCTCATCGGTTGCGGCCGAGATTGCTGCATAG
- a CDS encoding acetyltransferase, which produces MTLASPEAQEPFAVSRKYMVSDSMLIFRPSTDQDLPRVMEIWRRSVDATHHFLAPLDRRAIEAEVLELFPKLSLVLAADATGMPQGFMFLHAGHLEALFVDPDQHGNGVGRALISRAVAAHSELTTDVNEQNTEALGFYEHIGFVRTGRSSHDGQGRPYPLIHLRYQSHM; this is translated from the coding sequence ATGACCCTCGCATCACCTGAAGCGCAAGAGCCGTTTGCGGTCAGTCGGAAATACATGGTATCAGACAGCATGCTTATTTTCAGACCTTCAACAGATCAGGACTTGCCGCGCGTCATGGAGATTTGGCGCCGGTCTGTCGACGCCACCCATCACTTTCTTGCGCCCCTAGACAGACGGGCAATTGAGGCCGAAGTTCTGGAGTTATTTCCAAAGTTGAGCCTGGTGCTTGCTGCGGATGCAACGGGGATGCCGCAAGGCTTTATGTTTCTGCATGCGGGGCATCTGGAGGCCCTGTTTGTCGATCCGGATCAACATGGCAATGGGGTTGGCAGAGCTTTGATTTCACGAGCAGTCGCGGCACACTCTGAACTGACGACCGATGTGAACGAGCAAAATACAGAGGCGCTCGGGTTCTACGAGCATATCGGATTCGTCCGCACGGGACGATCTTCCCATGATGGGCAAGGAAGACCTTACCCCCTTATTCACCTGCGATATCAGTCGCACATGTGA